One Cucurbita pepo subsp. pepo cultivar mu-cu-16 chromosome LG11, ASM280686v2, whole genome shotgun sequence DNA window includes the following coding sequences:
- the LOC111805712 gene encoding thaumatin-like protein 1 isoform X2, translated as MGFLRTHFLSPPFLFLSLLLIVFFNGVYGAGITLINRCDYTVWPGILGNTQLESTGFELSPGAARAFQPPPGWSGRFWGRTGCSFDSATGQGSCQTADCGSNQMECNGNGATPPATLAEFTIGSGGGAMDFYDVSLVDGYNIPMMVDSTGGSGTCQSTGCAADLNRRCPAELRGGEGKACRSACEAFGNPEYCCSGAYNSPAACKPSLYSEMFKSACPKSYSYAFDDASSTFTCSGADYTITFCPSSASQKSEKDPSNRGDGPSVTFNSSWLPDFITGDGSSKTMALSSALNWSLFLFIFFIFFFH; from the exons atggGATTTCTTCGAacccattttctctctcctccatttttgtttctctctctgcTTTTGATCGTCTTCTTTAACGGCGTTTATGGAGCTGgaattacattaataaatagATGCGATTACACAGTTTGGCCGGGAATTCTCGGAAACACCCAATTGGAATCCACTGGCTTCGAGCTCTCCCCTGGGGCGGCGCGTGCATTCCAACCGCCGCCGGGTTGGTCCGGCAGATTCTGGGGCCGGACAGGCTGTTCGTTCGACTCCGCCACCGGTCAAGGCAGCTGCCAGACAGCCGACTGTGGGTCAAACCAAATGGAATGCAATGGCAACGGAGCCACCCCACCCGCGACTCTAGCTGAGTTCACGATTGGTTCCGGTGGTGGCGCGATGGACTTTTACGATGTCAGTTTGGTCGACGGCTACAACATTCCGATGATGGTCGACTCCACTGGCGGGAGCGGCACTTGTCAGTCGACTGGATGTGCGGCGGACCTGAACCGACGGTGCCCTGCGGAACTACGTGGTGGCGAGGGGAAAGCGTGTAGAAGCGCATGTGAGGCGTTTGGGAATCCGGAGTACTGTTGTAGTGGCGCGTATAACTCACCCGCCGCCTGTAAACCGTCGTTGTACTCGGAAATGTTTAAATCGGCTTGCCCCAAATCGTATAGCTACGCCTTTGATGACGCGTCAAGCACTTTTACTTGCAGTGGTGCAGATTACACCATCACATTCTGCCCTTCATCAgcaag ccaaaaatcagaaaaagaCCCGTCGAACCGAGGCGATGGGCCGTCGGTGACGTTCAACAGTTCATGGCTGCCGGACTTCATCACCGGAGACGGATCATCCAAAACAATGGCTTTGTCTTCAGCTTTGAATTGGTCactgtttctttttattttttttattttcttcttccattag
- the LOC111805712 gene encoding thaumatin-like protein 1 isoform X1 gives MGFLRTHFLSPPFLFLSLLLIVFFNGVYGAGITLINRCDYTVWPGILGNTQLESTGFELSPGAARAFQPPPGWSGRFWGRTGCSFDSATGQGSCQTADCGSNQMECNGNGATPPATLAEFTIGSGGGAMDFYDVSLVDGYNIPMMVDSTGGSGTCQSTGCAADLNRRCPAELRGGEGKACRSACEAFGNPEYCCSGAYNSPAACKPSLYSEMFKSACPKSYSYAFDDASSTFTCSGADYTITFCPSSARLSCHPLHPCIHVHYISSLRRVRVTPLTVPSICMHRIIPPHVSSCHSMLGAIISALTRVRNFFSLRNLN, from the exons atggGATTTCTTCGAacccattttctctctcctccatttttgtttctctctctgcTTTTGATCGTCTTCTTTAACGGCGTTTATGGAGCTGgaattacattaataaatagATGCGATTACACAGTTTGGCCGGGAATTCTCGGAAACACCCAATTGGAATCCACTGGCTTCGAGCTCTCCCCTGGGGCGGCGCGTGCATTCCAACCGCCGCCGGGTTGGTCCGGCAGATTCTGGGGCCGGACAGGCTGTTCGTTCGACTCCGCCACCGGTCAAGGCAGCTGCCAGACAGCCGACTGTGGGTCAAACCAAATGGAATGCAATGGCAACGGAGCCACCCCACCCGCGACTCTAGCTGAGTTCACGATTGGTTCCGGTGGTGGCGCGATGGACTTTTACGATGTCAGTTTGGTCGACGGCTACAACATTCCGATGATGGTCGACTCCACTGGCGGGAGCGGCACTTGTCAGTCGACTGGATGTGCGGCGGACCTGAACCGACGGTGCCCTGCGGAACTACGTGGTGGCGAGGGGAAAGCGTGTAGAAGCGCATGTGAGGCGTTTGGGAATCCGGAGTACTGTTGTAGTGGCGCGTATAACTCACCCGCCGCCTGTAAACCGTCGTTGTACTCGGAAATGTTTAAATCGGCTTGCCCCAAATCGTATAGCTACGCCTTTGATGACGCGTCAAGCACTTTTACTTGCAGTGGTGCAGATTACACCATCACATTCTGCCCTTCATCAgcaag ATTATCTTGCCACCCGCTCCACCCGTGTATTCATGTTCATTatatttcttctctccgacGTGTTCGGGTGACCCCATTAACTGTTCCGAGCATTTGTATGCATCGGATCATACCGCCCCACGTTTCTTCGTGTCATTCCATGTTAGGGGCGATCATATCAGCACTAACACGAGttcgaaatttttttagtttgagaaatttgaactaa
- the LOC111805735 gene encoding thaumatin-like protein 1b: protein MAASVHHFLLAFLNLLLLVPGGFSRSFTFVNKCEFTVWPGILSNGGVPPLPTTGFSLRTGESKTLPAPASWGGRFWGRTLCSEDSTGKFSCGTGDCGSNKLECAGNGATPPATLAEFTLDGSGGLDFFDVSLVDGYNLPMIVVPQGGSGDNCTSTGCVVDLNGACPTELRVTSADGREGVACKSACDAFSKPQYCCTGAYQTPDTCQPSMYSQIFKSACPRAYSYAYDDKTSTFTCASADYVITFCPSPNTSQKSSEAQNSPATANPSSGGDGAMVYEGASLIQINSAPSHVTGISAVGAVAIWWLLQQLFLYF, encoded by the exons ATGGCGGCCTCTGTTCATCATTTCCTATTGGCTTTCTTAAATCTTCTGCTGTTGGTACCAG gTGGGTTTTCGAGGAGCTTTACGTTTGTGAACAAATGTGAGTTCACGGTCTGGCCGGGGATTCTGTCGAACGGCGGCGTTCCGCCTCTTCCCACCACTGGATTCTCTCTCCGGACTGGGGAATCCAAGACGCTGCCGGCTCCGGCGTCTTGGGGAGGGCGTTTCTGGGGGAGAACACTCTGCTCTGAAGATTCCACCGGGAAATTCTCCTGCGGCACCGGCGACTGTGGTTCTAACAAACTCGAGTGCGCCGGAAATGGAGCGACGCCGCCAGCGACTCTGGCGGAGTTTACTCTCGACGGCTCCGGCGGACTTGATTTCTTCGACGTTAGTCTTGTGGATGGTTATAATCTTCCGATGATAGTGGTACCACAGGGCGGCTCCGGCGATAACTGTACAAGCACAGGCTGCGTGGTGGATCTAAATGGCGCGTGCCCAACAGAGCTTCGTGTAACGAGTGCCGACGGAAGGGAGGGTGTCGCGTGTAAAAGCGCGTGTGATGCGTTTAGCAAACCGCAGTATTGTTGCACGGGCGCGTACCAAACACCAGACACTTGCCAGCCGTCGATGTATTCTCAGATCTTCAAGAGTGCGTGCCCACGCGCTTACAGCTACGCGTATGACGACAAGACGAGCACCTTCACATGCGCCAGTGCTGATTACGTCATCACATTCTGTCCATCCCCAAACACAAG cCAAAAGTCATCGGAGGCGCAGAACTCACCGGCGACGGCGAACCCATCCTCCGGCGGTGATGGTGCGATGGTTTACGAAGGCGCATCTCTGATACAAATCAACTCCGCGCCGTCGCATGTAACCGGGATTTCAGCGGTCGGTGCGGTGGCGATTTGGTGGTTGTTGCAGCAGCTGTTCCTCTACTTCTGA